The Cyclobacterium amurskyense genome contains the following window.
TAGTTTTACTTTAGTTAAAATCAAGTATATTTGAAACAGGGTGACCATAAGACAGGTCATTCTCAAAGAAATAGATTTATGAAAGCAAAAGAAATACAAGAATTAATTGACTTTATTTCCAATTCCGGACTAGCAGAGGTCAAAATAGAGACGGACGAGTTCAAGCTTTCCATCAAAAAGAACTCGGAAGCTCCAGCAGCAAAACCATCAGAAAATATTACCCCGCAATATACTCAGGCTCCAACGCAAGTAGCGCCACCAGCCCCTACCGAAGCGAGCCCCGCTGCACAAAACCTTCTCGAAGTAAAGTCTCCTATGATAGGAACCTTCTATAGGTCACCGAATCCAGATGCTGAATTCTTTGTAAACGTGGGTGATTCTATCCAAAAAGGACAGCCTGTTTGTATCATTGAAGCAATGAAACTTTTCAACGAAGTGGAGTCTGAAGTTTCAGGTAAAATCGTAAAGATTTTGGTAGATGATGCATCTCCAGTAGAATATGACCAACCTCTGTTTTTGGTTGAACCTCAG
Protein-coding sequences here:
- the accB gene encoding acetyl-CoA carboxylase biotin carboxyl carrier protein translates to MKAKEIQELIDFISNSGLAEVKIETDEFKLSIKKNSEAPAAKPSENITPQYTQAPTQVAPPAPTEASPAAQNLLEVKSPMIGTFYRSPNPDAEFFVNVGDSIQKGQPVCIIEAMKLFNEVESEVSGKIVKILVDDASPVEYDQPLFLVEPQN